A window of the Torulaspora globosa chromosome 6, complete sequence genome harbors these coding sequences:
- the HIS2 gene encoding histidinol-phosphatase (ancestral locus Anc_1.351), producing MHSHHSHSGDYIAHGVDPLEAVTAQAVKMKFHTYCLTEHMPRFEAKYLYPEEWNSKRDESAAIAKLQQDFQNFLDHAQRIKNRPNPSNTKFLIGVEVESCDLNHIEYARRLVEENRGVIQFSVGSVHHINEIAIDFNQIEWDRALAASGNNLKTFLLAYFDLQYKMLRNLQPLVVGHFDLYKLFLPQDLRVDLETGACGTSGTPVSGISLINQWKEVQAAVVRNLQYIEKYGGAIEINTSALRKKLPEPYPGKDVGLLVKRHCGGRFVLSDDAHGVAQVGVCYDQALNYIVHELNLEKIYYLTEAADRQSVRLEAVPIDQFESDAFWRLYRAPK from the coding sequence ATGCATTCGCACCATTCGCATTCTGGCGACTACATAGCTCATGGGGTTGATCCATTGGAGGCTGTAACAGCTCAAGcggtgaagatgaaatttcacaCTTACTGTCTGACGGAGCATATGCCGCGATTCGAAGCCAAATATCTCTACCCCGAGGAATGGAACAGCAAGCGTGACGAGTCTGCCGCGATAGCTAAGCTGCAACAGGATTTCCAGAACTTCCTTGACCACGCTCAAAGGATAAAGAACCGGCCCAACCCGTCCAACACAAAGTTTCTGATTGGAGTCGAAGTTGAAAGTTGCGATTTGAACCACATTGAGTATGCTAGAAGACTTGTCGAGGAAAACAGAGGTGTAATCCAGTTCAGCGTAGGATCTGTGCACCATATCAATGAGATAGCTATCGATTTTAATCAAATCGAATGGGACCGCGCTCTAGCCGCATCGGgcaacaatttgaagacCTTTTTACTTGCCTATTTCGACTTACAGTAtaaaatgctgagaaattTGCAGCCGCTTGTTGTTGGCCATTTCGACCTTTACAAGCTGTTCCTCCCACAGGATCTCAGAGTCGATCTCGAAACGGGGGCTTGCGGGACCTCTGGCACCCCAGTATCAGGTatctctttgatcaatcAGTGGAAGGAGGTTCAAGCAGCGGTTGTAAGGAACCTCCAGTATATCGAGAAATATGGTGGCGCTATCGAGATCAATACCTCGGCGCTACGTAAAAAGCTTCCAGAGCCGTACCCCGGTAAGGACGTCGGATTGCTGGTGAAAAGACATTGTGGCGGCAGATTTGTTCTCAGTGACGATGCGCATGGTGTTGCACAGGTGGGTGTTTGTTATGATCAGGCTCTGAACTATATCGTGCATGAATTGAACCTAGAAAAGATTTACTACTTGACCGAAGCAGCGGATCGTCAAAGCGTTAGACTGGAGGCAGTGCCGATCGACCAGTTTGAATCGGACGCCTTTTGGCGCTTGTACAGGGCGCCAAAGTGA